Genomic DNA from Desulfonema ishimotonii:
CGCATAAAAATACAACATTCCAGAGACATCCGATATACGACCAGAAGGTCGCACCGTACATGAGTTTCTGCGCCAGGCTGAGTCCGTTTTTGAAGAGCCGGTGCCGCTCCCGCCACGCCACATCCAACGTGCCGCCTGCGTATTTAAACCGCTGAATGGTCCAGCTCAGCAGATCCTGGGTGGAGAGCATTTTGGATTCGATTCCCGGATGCAGCACCGATCGCCATTTGCTTCTGGTGTCTGCGCTGGCAATTTCCGCGTGAAGTATCAGCGACGTGTACATGTCTTCTGATACATGATGTTTGTAGGGAACCGGATTTTCAAGAAAGAAGAGGTTGACGTCATAGGCGCTGTGCCGGATCGACTTCCGGACGGTTTCCCGGTTTTTTTGCCACACCTCCGTCATTGCTTTGGAGAAATTGGCGCGATATTCCCTGTCGGTAATGCCGGATGCGGCTTTGATGAATTTCGTCTCAAAGCGTCGGAACTGTTTCAACAGTCCGGCCTCTGCCTCCTCAAATTTTTTGGTCAGCCCTTCCAGCTCAAGGCCCCGGTTCCGGAGGGCCATCAGTTGAATCGCCTCCCGGCGGTGGACGGAGGCCGCGCCGCAGCAAAACGAGGCATTGGCCCAGTTTCTCCGGCGCTGGATCACATCATAGAACATCTGCGGATCGTTGGAAAACGGATCCTGGCCTATATTGACGGGGCCAAAGATTTTTTCAACGCCCCGCCCGATCAGATAACCCGGTTTTCCCAGGCGCTTTTGCAGGATCTGATGCAGGGGGGTGCCTTCGGGAATGTCGTAGAACCACTGCGGGGTCTGGACCCATGCCACATGGGGATCCCGGAAATATCCCAGCGTATGTTCCAGGATGGTCGGAAAGGGGCGGGTGTCCGCGTCACAGATCAGGATAAATTCACCGCAGGTCTGTTTCATGGCATTCTGGAGATTGCCTGCCTTGAAGCCGACGTTGGTGGTGCGGGAAATATAGTTGACCCCCTCTGATGCCGCGACCGCTTTCATGGCCGGCCGGTTGCCGTCATCCAGCACATGGATCAGAATGTCGGCAGGGTGGGGATAGGTAATTTTTTTTGCGTCCCGTATGCTGAACCGGACCAGCTCGGGATCCTCGTCATAGGTGGGGAAAAAGACGTCTATTGTCAGCTTTTCCGGCAGAAATTCCCCCGGACTGTGAAGACATTCGTGAACCTGAGGCGGCGGTGTCTCTCTGGCGTCCCGCACCGCCCACAGGTTAACGGCGAAAAGAATGAGGCCGACGTAGGCACAGGTTTCGGCAATGACCAGCGGAATGGCGAACCAGAGGGCTTCGTAATTGAGCGAGTGCTGCCAGCGCCAGATAATGTACCATGCGCCGATACTCAGATTGATGGTGGCAAAGAACTGCCAGAGCAGTTCCCGTGATATGGAATAGGGGACAGGTGCAGGCGGTTTCCGGTCTTCGAATCCGGAGAAATAGAACTCTGGCATAAAATAACCCTCATGTCGTCGAAATTAAACGGGTGGTCTGATGCAGCAGCAGATGCGATTCAGTGAGAATCAGCGCTCACCTGAAAAAGGTAGTCATTCTGAGCGATAATATGGCCCCGGCGGTCTCTGAGATCCAGCTCCAGCCTGAATTGTCCGTCGGTCAGGCCGGGCCAGCGGAGGGTGGCAACCGGGGTGGCGCTGTCCGGAGCGATGTCGCCGGGCAACTGCCCCTGATGCAGTGTCGCGGCCCGGTGGTTCAGCCGGTAGGCCAGCGTCGCGCCCTCAACCGCCGAATGCCGGTCGTTGATCAGCCATATTCGGGCCGTAAATATCTCGCCGGGCTGCCACACTGCTTTTCGGCATTCAATGCTGGGCAGTACCGGCTGATAGGCCTTTTGCAGGGCGTAATAGCCGGGTTTGGGGCGGCGCAGGTGGTCTGCAACCCCCCAGTTTACCGATGGCCAGTTTTCCGTGAACATGAACTGGAAGATACCGGTAACCGGCCGGAAGCGCTGCCTGCGGTAGGATTCCGCAGCGCACTGAATCAGCCGGGCCTGATAGTCCTGGGTGTTGCGGATAAACTCATGGACCGTGCTGCCCATCTTTACCCCGGCAATCTCAAAGGTTTCCCGTCTCTGGAAATTATGATACGACCATTTCCGCCATTTTTCCTCCGTATCCGGCCAGAGTGTGTCCGGGGCGAATATCTGTTTCAGGGTTTCGATGCCGGGCAGGGCCTGGGCCCCGAACTCCGTAATCAGCGGGCAGGTGGCGGGCCTGTTGTAGTCCTGCCAGGTTCCCGAATACCAGCCCAGCCACGGATGCTCCTCCGAAACCGACGCCTTGCGGACATAGCGGGTGGGATCGGCCGCTTTCAGGGTGGCATAGAGGATTCTGTCCAGCACCCTGTTCTGGCGGGGATCATAGTCCGGGTATTTATGGCGCATCCAGTCCGCCTCCCAGGGCGGCTCGTTATGGCCGCACCAGGCAATCACCGACGGGTGATTGAAGAGCATCTCCACCATCTCGGCTGCCTGCTGTTTCACGGTGCGGATCACTGCCGGGCTGTCCGCATATCCCCATTGCAGGGGGAAATCCTGCCATACCAGCAGCCCCATCTCATCGCAGAGCCGGTAGAAGGTCTCCCCTTCGACATGGGCGTGGACCCGGACGGCGTTGATGTGGGCGCGCTTCATCAGGGTGAGGTCAAAGGCGTACTTCTCCCGTGTCATCCGGCTGAGCCACTGGTCCGAAATGTAGTTCGTGCCCCTCAGAAAAATGCGGCGGCCGTTCAGTTTCCAGACCAGGGTGTCCGGGTCACATTCGATCTTGCGGAACCCGAAGACCGTCTGGCGGCTGTCCCGGATTTTTTCCCCCTTCCCGAGGGTGAATGTCGCACAATAGAGATCCGGCCTGCCGTAATCCCACGCATCCCATAGCCGGACTTCCTGTGCGGGCAGGTCGAAGACTAGGCGGTTTTCCCCCCGGGTCAGCCACCGGGTTCCGGTGATGCGAAAGGACCTGTCCTGGCCGGGGGACGGCATAAAATTGTGCGGGGAGATGGCCAGACGGAAGGGAACCCGGACGGCGGTGCCTTCGGGAATATCCGGGCAGATGATTTTGACCGTGATGCGGGGCGCTGCGGTACGGGTCTCCGGGGTGACGTTGGGGCGGATTTCCAGCCCGTTTATCGCGAACCGGTCTGAAATTCTCAGACAGACCGGACCCCAGATGCCACCGGTATTTTTTTCCTGCCCCCTGGGCGACCAGGCCCCGCCGGGGCGGGTGTCGTGGTGACTGAAGATGCCTTTGATCAGGCGCTTTCTCAGACTCCAGTCCTTTCCCGGCTCTTCACGGGGGCTGTTGACCCGGACCGCCAGGATATTTTCAGCGCCGGGGATGATATGGTCTGTGATGATAAAGGAGAACGGCCCGAAATATCCCTCGTGGAATCCCAGGTACTGGCCGTTCAGCCAGACATCGGCGGTGTAATCGACGCCGCTGAAGAGAAGCTGTACCAGTTGCTGTTTCCATCGGCGTTCCCCTGTAAAGCGGGTCCGGTACCAGACGGCCCCGGAATGCTCACCGTGGGTCAGGTACCAGTTGGACGGTACGGGAACTGTGTCCCATGCCGAATCGTCGGCAGTCGGCAGGTAGCTGCCCGCCGGAGAGAGCGTTTTCGTGCTGATCTGCCACCGGCCATTCAGGGAGATGGTGCGGGAAGCCGGACAGAAGAGGGACGCCGGTGCGCCTGCACATGCGATGGTGATTCCCGAAAGCAGACAGATCAGTGTGAGACGACGCAACAAAACCGGTACACGCTTATGGGCGGATACGCTGCACACCGGGCAGTCACTCAGACAGGGCTGCGATGGCTTCGTCTTCGGTCGCATACATCTTGAAAACCCGGTGCATCCGTGTCAGCCTGAAGAGCTTGGTCACCATTTCTCCCATGCAGCACAGCACCAGGTCGGTGTCGGGCCCCATTTTTTTCCGGCCGGAGATAATGGCCCCCAGGCCACTGCTGTCCATGAATTTGATTTTGGCGAGATTCAGCACAATGACGGGCGGGTTTTCATCAATATGGCGACCCATTTCCGCCTTGAATTTTTCCGATATGGCCGCATCCAGCCGGTCTTCCAGCATCCGCAGTATCCGTATATCCCCATGTTTTTCATCTTCTAACAGTCGCATATCCCTCCTTTACCGGTTTTCAGCCAACACTTTTGTCATTGTAAGACAATTCCTGCCGTTTTCGGTGCCATACCGAACCTCGTCCATCATTTCCCTGATAATCGCCAGGCCGCGCCCCTTTGCGTTCATATCGTCCGTATCCTCCGGCCCTGTTCCGGGTCCGGTTTTCAGAACCACATCCTTCATGGCCTTTCCACTGTCGCAGACCTGAATGGTCATCCGGTTTCCGTTAAGGCTGAAGATGACCTCGACATCCTGCCCCGGCTGGCTCCTGTAAGCGTGGATAATGCTGTTGTTGACCGCCTCGACAACGCAGAGTTTTACCCAGAAGGACTGATCATCCGACAGCGGAACCAGCGTGCATAGGGTTTCAATTATCATATCAATAAGATAAACGTTTTTTAAGCTGCTATCTATCGTCAGTTTAATGGTCTTTGTTGCCACAAGCTATCTCCTTATTGTTTCCTGTTTTCTGTATTTCAGAGAGGAGCCGTATTGTAAAAAGTTAATTTGTATCTTCAATCGCCGCAACGAGACATGTGAAATCGTCATCAAATGATTCGGATCGGGTAAAGTGCGTTACATCGTTCAGAATACCGGCGATAAGCTCTTCAGGCGTCAGGTATCCGTATTTTTCGATAAAGGATATCAGACGTGTCTCACCGTATAGTTCGTCGAACGGGTTCCGGGCTTCGGTCAGACCGTCCGAGTAAAAAAAGAAGAAATCGCCGGGGGCGAAGGCCACGGCCATCTGCCGGAACGGTTCGGATTCCGGCAGGCCCAGAGGCACATTGACGCCCTCCAGCAGGCTGACAGCCCGTGTTATCCTGTGGTAATGGAGGGTTCTCACATGACCGCAGTCCACAAAGCGGATGACCGAATTTTTCAGGTCAATGCGCGCATAGCACAGGGTGACAAAGGTCTCTATCGCCTCCATCTGTTCGATCATCATTTCGTGAAGGCAGGAGACAATGTTTGCTGGTTCTGGAATTTTTCTTGAAATCAGCCGATTCAGGACGCGGAGGAAATGATTTTTGATAGCCGCACCTAAAAGCGCCGGGGCAATGCCTTTGCCCATCACGTCGCCGACGACTATATCGAGTGAATCCTCTGTTAGCTCAAAAAAATCCAGAAAATCGCCGTCCACTTTCTGGGAGGGAATGGTGATCTGGGCAATGTGAAGCCCCGGTATATTGCGCGGGGGCCTTCCCATCAGAAGGGTTTTCTGTATCTTCCAGGCGATCTCAATTTCATGTTCGCGGGCGCGGGACAGCTGGGCCTCCACCTCCCGGAGCCGCCGGGTCTGATACCGGTGATCCAGGGCTTTCCGGACCAGAACGACGAGTTTCTGCGGGTTCACCGGCTTGACCAGATAATCGAATGCCCCGTATTTCATGGCCTCCACGGCATCTGAAATGTCATCACTGGCCGTAATCATTATGGGGGAAACATCTTCAAATCTTTCGCGAATCCGCCGCAGGCAGGTGATGCCGTCAGGCCCCGGCATGTGCAGATCCAGCAGCACCGCCCCGACCTGGGCGGACATATATTCAAGAACCTGCAGGCCGTTCATGGCCGAAATCACCTCAAACCCGTTTTTTCTCAGACGATATTCCAGCAGAGACCGCATGATCCGGTCGTCATCTGCGATCAGCACAACTTCCTTTCGGGGGATATCGTCCTGTTTTCTGAAATTTTTTCCCATAAAATTCCGATCTTTTACTCGCCCGCTGTTGCGGACCGGACCAGTTCCCGGAGCGTTTCAGGTGGCGGCACGGGGGCGGTTGCCCGGAGCTGTTCCGGCAGACCGACTTTCCCGAACAGCGGGGGCATATCCTGATCCGCAGATGTCTCCGAACGTAAGCCGTATGCCGACCAGGCGAATTTCCGGACGGCGTCCCCCTGAAGGGCTGCAAGAAACCTTTCGCCCTTCGGCGTCAGCGGGATAAAAATATGGTCGATCCGCATGGCCGGATCCGGGATCACCATTCTCACCCCGTTTTCAATGGTGTCCCGATAGGTCGGAAACTCGCGCCAGAATCCGGCAAAGAGGTTTTCCTCCGCCAGAATCAGCGGAAATGCCCACTGTCCCCGCTTGACGTACTGGTTAAACAGGGCTGCTGAGGACGGTTCGGGCGTACCCATTTTTTTATATATGTCGGACAGTTCTGTCAGGACGTCCCGGCCCCGCCCGGTACCGGGCGGTTCCTCGCCGGTCCGGCTGAGGGCGATCCATGCCGCAGCCAGTTCCCCGGAATCGCTCCGGCCGGGATGGGCCGCACGGATGATGACCGGGCCGTTCTGATCGCGCAGACCGAGGGCGGCCCAGGTTCGCCCCTCATCCGTCAGCCGCCACAGTTTCGCCGGTTCGGCCAGCACGCGGTGATGGCCCCGCACTCTTACGATGCCGTTTTGTATCAGTGTCCGGGCGATATCCGGCCATGTGTAGCAGACCAGTGCGGTGTAAAATACGCTCCGGGCAGGGTAGGGCAGTCCGGTATGGCGGGCGGCAAACCGTCTGGCCGAAAGGCCGCCTGAAAACCAGAGGCCATCGGCCGTTTCCAGTGCATCGGCGGCGGTATCCGGGCCGTTGTGCCGGGCCCCGGTCACCACCAGACCGTATCGGGTCTTCATCATTTTTCTGAATTCCGGGTCATTCAGAAGCCCCTTCACGCTGTTGCTGTAAAGAATGCGGACGTTTTCAATCTCCGGCTCTGTTTCCGTGTTTTTTTCATCCAGCCTGCCCACCGTTCCGTAAAGGAGAAACAGGGCAAGTCCCGTCGTAATGATGACAGCACCGATGGCGAGTTTCCAGCGCTTCATGCTGGCGAGGATCAGAAATACCGCCAGAAAGACGATTAAAAGTATTCGGCTCATTCGGGGTTCCTCCCGCTGTTACGCAGCGGACAGGGAAGGGGGGAGACCTGTGCTGACAGTGGCAGGCCCCCCCGCATATGATGATCAGCGGGCCGCATGATAGCCCTGAACAGGACGGACTCTGGGCTTTCCGGTCCTGCGTGCGGCGATGCCGCGGGCGGCGGCCAGAGCGGCGGCGGTTGTCGTGATGTTCGGGACGTTGTACCGGACAGACGCCTTTCGTATATAGGAATCATCCTCTTTGCTCTGCCGGCCGGCCGGGGTGTTGATGACCAGCCGGATCTGACCGGTTTTCACCGCATCCACGATATCGGGCCTGCCGTATCCCAGTTTTCGGATACTGTCGGCTCTGATGCCATTTTCTGCCAGAAAGTCCCGGGTGCCGCGGGTCGCCAGTATCCTGAACCCCATCTCCCTGAAGAGCCGCGCCGGTTCGAGGACACCCGGTTTGTCTCTGTCGGCCACGGTGATGAGGACGGTTCCCTCAGGGGGCAGGGCGGACGGACCGGTCTCCTGGGATTTGAAATAGGCCCGGCCAAAGGAGTCGGACACCCCCAGCACCGTGCCTGTGGACCGCATCTCCGGTCCCAGAAGCGGGTCAACTTCGGGAAAAATATGAAACGGGAAGACGGGGGCTTTGACGCCGTAGTGCATCACGGGCCGGGGCGCGGGGGCGATTTCAGACAGCTTCCGGCCCAGGATTACCCCGGTGGCGATCTCTGTCAGCGGCACATCACATACTTTGGCAATCACCGGCAGGGTCCGGGTCGCACCGGCTTTGGCCTCCAGTGCGTAGACCGTGTCATCGGCGATGGCATACCGGACATTGATCAGGCCGGTAATGCTCATCTTCAGTGCGATTTTCCGGGTATACTCCCGAAGGGTTTCAATATGTTTCGGCGAGATGCTGATGGGCGGAATCACACAGGCCGAGTCTCCGGAGTGGACCCCGGCCAGTTCAATATTTTCCACAATGGCCGGCACAAATACGTCTGTCCCGTCAGCGACTGCGGCGGCTTCGACCTCGATGGCTTTTTCAAGAAATTTTTCGATGGTCAGCGGAAGGGCTGAGGGGAATGCCGCCAGATATTTCCGGAGTGCATCGGCGTCTTCCGGAATTGCTGCGGTCTGCCCCCGGGATGAGCGGACCATGACGGGATAGCCGATTTCCGATGCCACCCTCAGCGCTGCTTCCGGGGTCCGGGCCGTATCGGATTTGGGCCGGGGGATGCCCAGATCCCGCATCATTCCCATGAATTCCTGCCGGTTTTCCGCCTGCAGGGCCGTTGCCGACGGTGCCCCCGGCAGAGTGACACCGGCATCGGCAAGCTGCCGGGCCATCTCCATTGCGGACTGACCTCCGAACTGGGCAATGACCCCTTCGGGATGCTCCTTTTCCACAATGGCCAAGACATCCTCCGGCGTCAGCGGCTCGATATAGCGCTTGTCCGATATGTTTTCCCCGGTTGATACGGCATCGGGCGCGCAGTTGACGATGATGGCTTCATATCCGGCATCTCGGACCGCAGCCGCAGCATGGACGCAGCAATAGTCGGATTCGGCGCTCTGGCCGATTCGGTTGGGGCCGCCGCCGAGGATAATGATTTTTTTCCGGTCGCTGACCGGGTTCTTATCCGGCGCGTTACAGGTTGAATAGTACGCTGCCGGTTCGATACCGTTCAGCGGCGCCCATGCCTTTTGCAGGCCGATGGCGTTCTGTTTTTCCCGGATATTTTTTTCAGATACGTTCAGAATCCGGGCCAGATACCGGTCTGAGAAGCCCGCTTTTTTGGCCTGAATCAGCAGGCCCTCCGGGGGGAGCGTGTTTTTGTGTGTCAGGATCTCCTCTTCCAGCACAACCAGTTCCTTCATCTGTTCGATAAACCAGGGGCTGATGCGGGTTTTCCGGTGTATTTCGGCAGGATCACCGCCCTTGCGAAGGGCTTCATACAGGATGAACTGGCGTCCGCTGGTCGGTGTGCCCAGCATATGCATCAGTTCCTCCGAAGATTTTTTATGATAATCTTTCGCAAATCCCAGGCCGTCACATCCGGTATCCGATGCCCGGACGGCCTTCTGAAGGGCCTCTTTATAGGTTTTGCCGACGCCCATCACCTCGCCGACGGAACGCATCTGGATGCCCAGCCGGTCTTCAACCGCCTCAAATTTTTCAAAGGCCCACCGGGGAAATTTGACCGTCACATAATCCGCCGGGGCGGCATTCACCTGCCAGGGGTGCGGAAGTTCATCCAGGGGGATACCGCAGGCCAGGAGGGCGGAAACCCCCGCAACGGGGAAACCCGTTGCCCTGTCGGCCAGGGCCGAGGTCCGGGACAGCCGGGGATTGACTTCGATGACCACAACCCTGCCGGTTTCGGGCCGGTGGGCAAACTGGATGTTGGCGCACCCGATGATGCCGATGGCCTCGGCAATGGCGTGGGCGTGGCTCTGAAGCCGGTCCCGGAGTTCGGGGGCAATGGTCAGCATGGGAATTGTGCAGACGGAGTCGCCGGTATGAACGCCTGTCGGATCGACATT
This window encodes:
- the carB gene encoding carbamoyl-phosphate synthase large subunit yields the protein MPKSDNVHKILIIGSGPVTIGQGSESDAACVQACTALRSQGYETVLVNANPVTLATDSGIADVTYIEPLNADVLTEIIAAERPDALLPNLGGQSGLTLSAELAQSGVLERYGVEMIGVTVDVIRQCQDRTVFKEIMAGIGIEMPRSRIVSSVEEAQAVGETLGCPVAVHPVYTMGGTGGGMAYNVEEIPEIANRGISASLRGQIMLEESLLGWQELELEVIRDARNRMITVCSIENVDPTGVHTGDSVCTIPMLTIAPELRDRLQSHAHAIAEAIGIIGCANIQFAHRPETGRVVVIEVNPRLSRTSALADRATGFPVAGVSALLACGIPLDELPHPWQVNAAPADYVTVKFPRWAFEKFEAVEDRLGIQMRSVGEVMGVGKTYKEALQKAVRASDTGCDGLGFAKDYHKKSSEELMHMLGTPTSGRQFILYEALRKGGDPAEIHRKTRISPWFIEQMKELVVLEEEILTHKNTLPPEGLLIQAKKAGFSDRYLARILNVSEKNIREKQNAIGLQKAWAPLNGIEPAAYYSTCNAPDKNPVSDRKKIIILGGGPNRIGQSAESDYCCVHAAAAVRDAGYEAIIVNCAPDAVSTGENISDKRYIEPLTPEDVLAIVEKEHPEGVIAQFGGQSAMEMARQLADAGVTLPGAPSATALQAENRQEFMGMMRDLGIPRPKSDTARTPEAALRVASEIGYPVMVRSSRGQTAAIPEDADALRKYLAAFPSALPLTIEKFLEKAIEVEAAAVADGTDVFVPAIVENIELAGVHSGDSACVIPPISISPKHIETLREYTRKIALKMSITGLINVRYAIADDTVYALEAKAGATRTLPVIAKVCDVPLTEIATGVILGRKLSEIAPAPRPVMHYGVKAPVFPFHIFPEVDPLLGPEMRSTGTVLGVSDSFGRAYFKSQETGPSALPPEGTVLITVADRDKPGVLEPARLFREMGFRILATRGTRDFLAENGIRADSIRKLGYGRPDIVDAVKTGQIRLVINTPAGRQSKEDDSYIRKASVRYNVPNITTTAAALAAARGIAARRTGKPRVRPVQGYHAAR
- a CDS encoding PP2C family protein-serine/threonine phosphatase; its protein translation is MGKNFRKQDDIPRKEVVLIADDDRIMRSLLEYRLRKNGFEVISAMNGLQVLEYMSAQVGAVLLDLHMPGPDGITCLRRIRERFEDVSPIMITASDDISDAVEAMKYGAFDYLVKPVNPQKLVVLVRKALDHRYQTRRLREVEAQLSRAREHEIEIAWKIQKTLLMGRPPRNIPGLHIAQITIPSQKVDGDFLDFFELTEDSLDIVVGDVMGKGIAPALLGAAIKNHFLRVLNRLISRKIPEPANIVSCLHEMMIEQMEAIETFVTLCYARIDLKNSVIRFVDCGHVRTLHYHRITRAVSLLEGVNVPLGLPESEPFRQMAVAFAPGDFFFFYSDGLTEARNPFDELYGETRLISFIEKYGYLTPEELIAGILNDVTHFTRSESFDDDFTCLVAAIEDTN
- a CDS encoding glycosyltransferase, whose amino-acid sequence is MPEFYFSGFEDRKPPAPVPYSISRELLWQFFATINLSIGAWYIIWRWQHSLNYEALWFAIPLVIAETCAYVGLILFAVNLWAVRDARETPPPQVHECLHSPGEFLPEKLTIDVFFPTYDEDPELVRFSIRDAKKITYPHPADILIHVLDDGNRPAMKAVAASEGVNYISRTTNVGFKAGNLQNAMKQTCGEFILICDADTRPFPTILEHTLGYFRDPHVAWVQTPQWFYDIPEGTPLHQILQKRLGKPGYLIGRGVEKIFGPVNIGQDPFSNDPQMFYDVIQRRRNWANASFCCGAASVHRREAIQLMALRNRGLELEGLTKKFEEAEAGLLKQFRRFETKFIKAASGITDREYRANFSKAMTEVWQKNRETVRKSIRHSAYDVNLFFLENPVPYKHHVSEDMYTSLILHAEIASADTRSKWRSVLHPGIESKMLSTQDLLSWTIQRFKYAGGTLDVAWRERHRLFKNGLSLAQKLMYGATFWSYIGCLWNVVFLCAPIIYLFTGVPPVSVYSTDFFKHFFPFIIANTLAMMVGTWGVSAWSGQSTYLSFFAVNLKAIRTIMRNERRQFPRIKTDLPGVCIRGNRREEIVIRDMSRFGMFGASGLQIELNSPKKPDVGDELTLTFDPDNKKHASVREDVIVRNISGNRIGVEYKPRNEEKIKFTVTPKIRQEKNFVKLVIPQITVIVLTLVGILYAGIMWYLGYREDIVALLANTFWGSYNIIALSGIVRAAFWKPGSE
- a CDS encoding ATP-binding protein, yielding MATKTIKLTIDSSLKNVYLIDMIIETLCTLVPLSDDQSFWVKLCVVEAVNNSIIHAYRSQPGQDVEVIFSLNGNRMTIQVCDSGKAMKDVVLKTGPGTGPEDTDDMNAKGRGLAIIREMMDEVRYGTENGRNCLTMTKVLAENR
- a CDS encoding STAS domain-containing protein, which translates into the protein MRLLEDEKHGDIRILRMLEDRLDAAISEKFKAEMGRHIDENPPVIVLNLAKIKFMDSSGLGAIISGRKKMGPDTDLVLCCMGEMVTKLFRLTRMHRVFKMYATEDEAIAALSE
- a CDS encoding glycoside hydrolase family 2 protein, translating into MRPKTKPSQPCLSDCPVCSVSAHKRVPVLLRRLTLICLLSGITIACAGAPASLFCPASRTISLNGRWQISTKTLSPAGSYLPTADDSAWDTVPVPSNWYLTHGEHSGAVWYRTRFTGERRWKQQLVQLLFSGVDYTADVWLNGQYLGFHEGYFGPFSFIITDHIIPGAENILAVRVNSPREEPGKDWSLRKRLIKGIFSHHDTRPGGAWSPRGQEKNTGGIWGPVCLRISDRFAINGLEIRPNVTPETRTAAPRITVKIICPDIPEGTAVRVPFRLAISPHNFMPSPGQDRSFRITGTRWLTRGENRLVFDLPAQEVRLWDAWDYGRPDLYCATFTLGKGEKIRDSRQTVFGFRKIECDPDTLVWKLNGRRIFLRGTNYISDQWLSRMTREKYAFDLTLMKRAHINAVRVHAHVEGETFYRLCDEMGLLVWQDFPLQWGYADSPAVIRTVKQQAAEMVEMLFNHPSVIAWCGHNEPPWEADWMRHKYPDYDPRQNRVLDRILYATLKAADPTRYVRKASVSEEHPWLGWYSGTWQDYNRPATCPLITEFGAQALPGIETLKQIFAPDTLWPDTEEKWRKWSYHNFQRRETFEIAGVKMGSTVHEFIRNTQDYQARLIQCAAESYRRQRFRPVTGIFQFMFTENWPSVNWGVADHLRRPKPGYYALQKAYQPVLPSIECRKAVWQPGEIFTARIWLINDRHSAVEGATLAYRLNHRAATLHQGQLPGDIAPDSATPVATLRWPGLTDGQFRLELDLRDRRGHIIAQNDYLFQVSADSH